Proteins encoded in a region of the Coffea eugenioides isolate CCC68of chromosome 4, Ceug_1.0, whole genome shotgun sequence genome:
- the LOC113768399 gene encoding RING-H2 finger protein ATL3-like translates to MGDSAGVGDKLDDSGVIELTGKIMVVAVLVLFLVVVFVFFLHLYAKWFWRRRQEDSANNNSSTTTRRRRRFDFAPGYQELTVAAALRRGLDPAVLKAIPVIVFNATNDFKDGLECAVCLSEVSESEKIRLLPKCNHGFHVECIDMWFASHSTCPLCRNPVSNQSSFSSNTSPESTTMESILQVPNQEATGGLDGYSAESLDFPTNVLFWGNETQVSTLGPPLEEGNQGLHSAQPPCTSSASSMMPASTSSRPDGTLVIDIPRHANEDEEPKSPIPTRLRSLKRLLSRDRRVSPRNASDVDVEQQGGRLET, encoded by the coding sequence ATGGGAGATTCAGCAGGTGTTGGTGACAAATTAGACGACTCAGGAGTAATTGAATTAACCGGGAAGATCATGGTGGTGGCTGTTTTAGTTCTCTTTCTGGTGGTGGTCTTTGTTTTCTTCCTTCATCTCTATGCCAAATGGTTCTGGCGTCGCCGCCAAGAAGACTCTGCCAACAACAACAGCTCCACCACCACCAGGCGGCGCCGCCGCTTTGACTTTGCTCCTGGCTACCAAGAATTGACTGTTGCGGCAGCCCTCCGCCGAGGTCTTGACCCCGCTGTTCTTAAAGCCATACCTGTGATTGTGTTTAATGCTACCAATGACTTCAAAGATGGCTTGGAATGCGCAGTTTGTCTTTCTGAGGTCTCTGAATCTGAAAAGATTAGGCTTTTACCCAAATGCAATCATGGGTTTCACGTTGAATGCATTGATATGTGGTTTGCTTCGCATTCTACTTGCCCTCTTTGCCGAAATCCGGTTTCCAACCAATCCTCCTTCAGCTCCAACACTAGCCCTGAATCCACAACTATGGAGTCTATACTGCAGGTTCCAAATCAAGAGGCAACAGGTGGTCTTGATGGATATTCAGCAGAGTCACTGGATTTCCCAACCAATGTTTTGTTTTGGGGTAATGAAACTCAAGTTAGCACTTTAGGTCCACCACTGGAGGAAGGCAATCAAGGTCTTCATTCTGCTCAGCCACCTTGCACATCCTCAGCCTCGTCTATGATGCCAGCATCAACCAGTAGTAGACCAGATGGAACTCTGGTGATTGACATCCCACGGCATGCTAATGAGGATGAAGAACCAAAATCGCCAATACCAACGCGCTTGAGGTCATTAAAAAGGCTTTTGAGCAGGGATAGGAGGGTGAGTCCTCGTAATGCTAGTGATGTTGACGTGGAGCAACAAGGAGGTAGACTGGAAACCTAG
- the LOC113768802 gene encoding uncharacterized protein LOC113768802 isoform X2, with protein sequence MKTSPVFPRNEAGNYFAYEFDPHADFAQFLEEARKRTCDEVSFKVALPDTEETRKTESNGEKRNKKSWKSSLFSWLKSDKKSDNLVEPLHGSAAPKLRRGIVSGPIRGSAGGLVPARPRKPVSGPLMSLFNPADKVDGIPYMCLSHLTNPHEAQSYGPVYLVT encoded by the exons ATGAAGACCTCTCCAGTTTTCCCAAGGAATGAAGCTGGAAACTACTTTGCCTATGAGTTTGACCCACACGCAGACTTTGCACAG TTCTTAGAAGAAGCAAGAAAGCGCACATGTGATGAGGTGAGCTTTAAGGTTGCTCTACCAGATACCGAAGAAACGCGAAAGACGGAGTCAAATGGGGagaaaaggaacaagaaatcGTGGAAAAGTTCCCTCTTTTCATGGTTGAAATCTGACAAGAAAAGCGATAATCTGGTGGAACCGTTACATGGTTCCGCCGCTCCCAAACTGAGGCGTGGAATTGTTTCTGGTCCAATACGTGGTAGTGCAGGTGGCCTCGTTCCTGCCAGGCCTAGGAAGCCAGTATCCGGACCCTTGATGAGTCTTTTCAATCCAGCCGATAAGGTGGATGGGATACCTTATATGTGTCTAAGCCATCTAACCAATCCTCATGAAGCTCAATCTTATGGACCTGTTTACTTGGTAACATAG
- the LOC113768753 gene encoding ubiquitin-conjugating enzyme E2 34-like isoform X1, producing MAEKACVKRLQKEYRALCKEPVSHVVARPAPNDILEWHYVLEGSEGTPFAGGYYYGKIKFPPEYPFKPPGISMTTPNGRFMTQKKLCLSMSDFHPESWNPMWSVSSILTGLLSFMMDNSPTTGSVTTTVAEKRKLAKASLAFNCKNMCYPHNSATFRKLFPEYVEKYEQQLSEQAVTDKVSPVSNPAENTRSSLGEHENPTRGEINRIEPPKEVKNQRHSFPTWLLLLLVSIFGVVMALPLLQP from the exons ATGGCTGAAAAAGCATGTGTAAAGCGTCTTCAGAAAGAATATAGAGCTCTTTGTAAA GAACCTGTTTCGCATGTTGTTGCTCGGCCTGCCCCAAATGACATCCTTGAATGGC ATTATGTGTTGGAGGGGAGTGAAGGAACACCTTTTGCAG GTGGGTATTACTATGGAAAGATCAAGTTTCCTCCTGAATATCCATTTAAACCGCCTGGCATCAG CATGACCACTCCAAATGGACGGTTCATGACTCAAAAGAAACTATGCCTCTCCATGAGCGATT TCCATCCAGAAAGTTGGAATCCTATGTGGTCTGTTTCCAG CATATTGACAGGACTCCTTTCATTCATG ATGGACAATAGTCCCACCACGGGCAGTGTGACAACTACAGTTGCTGAGAAACGGAAGCTTGCGAAGGCTTCTCTTGCTTTCAATTGCAAAAA TATGTGCTATCCACATAACAGCGCAACATTTAGGAAATTATTTCCTGAATATGTGGAGAAGTATGAACAGCAGTTATCCGAGCAGGCTGTCACTGACAAGGTTTCACCAGTGTCCAATCCAGCAGAAAATACCAGAAGTTCACTGGGTGAGCATGAGAACCCAACAAGAGGGGAGATAAATAGAATAGAACCGCCAAAAGAAGTCAAAAACCAGAGGCACTCATTTCCAACTTGGCTGCTGCTGTTGCTAGTTTCCATTTTTGGAGTTGTGATGGCTTTGCCTCTGCTTCAGCCTTGA
- the LOC113768802 gene encoding uncharacterized protein LOC113768802 isoform X1: MVRYPNIIGKFALAFRRIHVRRMKTSPVFPRNEAGNYFAYEFDPHADFAQFLEEARKRTCDEVSFKVALPDTEETRKTESNGEKRNKKSWKSSLFSWLKSDKKSDNLVEPLHGSAAPKLRRGIVSGPIRGSAGGLVPARPRKPVSGPLMSLFNPADKVDGIPYMCLSHLTNPHEAQSYGPVYLVT; encoded by the exons ATGGTCCGATATCCAAACAT CATAGGTAAGTTCGCCCTTGCATTCAGACGCATCCATGTGAGAAGAATGAAGACCTCTCCAGTTTTCCCAAGGAATGAAGCTGGAAACTACTTTGCCTATGAGTTTGACCCACACGCAGACTTTGCACAG TTCTTAGAAGAAGCAAGAAAGCGCACATGTGATGAGGTGAGCTTTAAGGTTGCTCTACCAGATACCGAAGAAACGCGAAAGACGGAGTCAAATGGGGagaaaaggaacaagaaatcGTGGAAAAGTTCCCTCTTTTCATGGTTGAAATCTGACAAGAAAAGCGATAATCTGGTGGAACCGTTACATGGTTCCGCCGCTCCCAAACTGAGGCGTGGAATTGTTTCTGGTCCAATACGTGGTAGTGCAGGTGGCCTCGTTCCTGCCAGGCCTAGGAAGCCAGTATCCGGACCCTTGATGAGTCTTTTCAATCCAGCCGATAAGGTGGATGGGATACCTTATATGTGTCTAAGCCATCTAACCAATCCTCATGAAGCTCAATCTTATGGACCTGTTTACTTGGTAACATAG
- the LOC113768753 gene encoding ubiquitin-conjugating enzyme E2 34-like isoform X2, with the protein MAEKACVKRLQKEYRALCKEPVSHVVARPAPNDILEWHYVLEGSEGTPFAGGYYYGKIKFPPEYPFKPPGISMTTPNGRFMTQKKLCLSMSDFHPESWNPMWSVSSILTGLLSFMMDNSPTTGSVTTTVAEKRKLAKASLAFNCKNATFRKLFPEYVEKYEQQLSEQAVTDKVSPVSNPAENTRSSLGEHENPTRGEINRIEPPKEVKNQRHSFPTWLLLLLVSIFGVVMALPLLQP; encoded by the exons ATGGCTGAAAAAGCATGTGTAAAGCGTCTTCAGAAAGAATATAGAGCTCTTTGTAAA GAACCTGTTTCGCATGTTGTTGCTCGGCCTGCCCCAAATGACATCCTTGAATGGC ATTATGTGTTGGAGGGGAGTGAAGGAACACCTTTTGCAG GTGGGTATTACTATGGAAAGATCAAGTTTCCTCCTGAATATCCATTTAAACCGCCTGGCATCAG CATGACCACTCCAAATGGACGGTTCATGACTCAAAAGAAACTATGCCTCTCCATGAGCGATT TCCATCCAGAAAGTTGGAATCCTATGTGGTCTGTTTCCAG CATATTGACAGGACTCCTTTCATTCATG ATGGACAATAGTCCCACCACGGGCAGTGTGACAACTACAGTTGCTGAGAAACGGAAGCTTGCGAAGGCTTCTCTTGCTTTCAATTGCAAAAA CGCAACATTTAGGAAATTATTTCCTGAATATGTGGAGAAGTATGAACAGCAGTTATCCGAGCAGGCTGTCACTGACAAGGTTTCACCAGTGTCCAATCCAGCAGAAAATACCAGAAGTTCACTGGGTGAGCATGAGAACCCAACAAGAGGGGAGATAAATAGAATAGAACCGCCAAAAGAAGTCAAAAACCAGAGGCACTCATTTCCAACTTGGCTGCTGCTGTTGCTAGTTTCCATTTTTGGAGTTGTGATGGCTTTGCCTCTGCTTCAGCCTTGA